A genomic segment from Chloracidobacterium sp. encodes:
- a CDS encoding insulinase family protein has protein sequence MSYARYLSLLFLLFLLLAVPSPGQTRRRTPPPAPPVTPPKAAPIRGLAEQTQRGELTVTRFSNGLRLICGERHSAELTAVAVRLGFGAADEPLDAPGVAWVVAYGLLSEAERAELAATGATLDTLIDAHATTLTVVAPTAQTAGVAGLLLRAVARTGFDEERLRGGVAQATRAWSRCQSHAEDVSRTAWSALAAGRRRASLSEENFKAVTLDAARAFHTAHLTPRRTVVAVTGDVNLVETLRTVAEATGDWKPEAKDAATPAATGDRYQAERGPQGQTWVHIGYALPALRDEERVALEIICAALASGRRARLSEALVENRRIASEAAARVDADAQKTTLCISLSVHPERLDRAEALTIEAVERLRRERLSEGELQRAKAQLELDRLTAGDRVDAWARQLAAAEFGPGVLKWLDDFDRLENLTAEQVRAVAAKHLTATRLVVFEYEAATAPLRTFTPEKFFETVGLLVPQTLVADIAPNETADAPETVVVPTKPRPKAAKDGGLVVLPPAEPVREYATLRGPRVLVRPDPARPLTAIGLYFQGGRFIEDETNAGITELMLCVMLRSSVKYAPDGLLDEVERLGGRLYIVNERDFFGFELCVVARHAEPALRRLVTLVERPNFDASVVSAERERLLAEQKARATNPVELASWLARRSLFPSHPYGFPPLGVAGTVGKLDETAVQRWYAATIQRQLPIVVIVGGTQGSTLVTRDITEGFVRRETDTSLKARVAQPAASPLVQESTTGTRDVVAFAFATPGGRDADHRWAVLATCLARRLEAEALHFTVQFAPALQRGELLVVGEGRPDDAPRLVEAVERAVRELEKRPPSADEWRAAGRRAATEAVRANDAVQSRSRGYATAVYLGVAPSEVDTAAMSIRQTTAPSADFWEEISIGAAGRGVVRGARLARTKRMP, from the coding sequence ATGTCGTACGCTCGTTATCTTTCCCTGCTGTTTTTACTCTTCCTTTTACTTGCTGTCCCGTCGCCCGGTCAAACCCGCCGCCGGACGCCCCCGCCCGCACCGCCCGTCACGCCGCCCAAAGCCGCGCCCATCCGTGGATTGGCGGAACAAACGCAGCGCGGCGAACTCACCGTCACCCGCTTCAGCAACGGCCTGCGGCTCATTTGCGGCGAACGGCACAGCGCCGAACTGACGGCCGTTGCCGTCCGGCTCGGCTTCGGCGCAGCGGACGAACCGCTGGACGCGCCCGGCGTCGCATGGGTCGTCGCCTACGGACTCCTTTCCGAAGCCGAACGCGCCGAACTGGCTGCAACCGGCGCTACGCTGGATACGCTGATTGACGCCCACGCAACGACCTTGACCGTCGTTGCTCCGACGGCGCAGACGGCCGGCGTCGCCGGTCTGTTGTTGCGCGCCGTCGCGCGTACCGGCTTTGACGAAGAGCGCCTGCGCGGCGGCGTTGCGCAGGCGACACGCGCATGGAGCCGCTGCCAGTCACACGCCGAGGACGTAAGCCGTACGGCTTGGTCGGCGCTGGCAGCCGGCCGCCGGCGCGCGTCGCTCTCCGAGGAAAATTTCAAAGCTGTGACCTTGGACGCCGCCCGCGCTTTCCACACCGCCCACCTGACGCCGCGCCGGACGGTCGTCGCTGTCACCGGCGATGTCAACCTCGTCGAAACGCTGCGAACCGTCGCCGAAGCGACCGGCGACTGGAAACCGGAGGCAAAGGATGCGGCGACGCCTGCGGCGACCGGCGACCGCTACCAAGCCGAACGCGGCCCGCAGGGACAAACATGGGTGCACATTGGCTACGCGCTGCCCGCCCTGCGCGACGAAGAGCGCGTCGCTCTTGAAATCATCTGCGCCGCCCTTGCTTCCGGCCGCCGCGCGCGCCTTTCGGAAGCGTTGGTTGAAAACCGCCGCATTGCATCTGAAGCAGCGGCGCGCGTTGACGCCGACGCGCAAAAAACCACCCTGTGCATCAGCCTGAGCGTGCATCCCGAACGCCTCGACCGCGCGGAAGCTTTGACCATCGAAGCCGTTGAGCGCCTGCGCCGTGAACGACTCTCCGAAGGCGAACTCCAACGCGCCAAAGCTCAACTCGAACTGGATCGTCTAACTGCCGGCGACCGTGTGGATGCATGGGCGCGACAGTTGGCGGCGGCCGAGTTCGGTCCCGGCGTCCTCAAATGGCTCGATGATTTTGACCGGCTGGAGAACCTGACCGCCGAACAAGTGCGCGCCGTCGCGGCCAAGCATCTGACGGCGACGCGCTTGGTGGTGTTTGAGTACGAAGCGGCGACGGCGCCGCTGCGCACCTTCACGCCCGAAAAGTTCTTTGAAACAGTCGGCTTGCTCGTCCCGCAGACGCTCGTCGCCGACATCGCCCCAAACGAGACGGCGGACGCACCGGAAACGGTCGTTGTTCCCACGAAACCGCGCCCCAAAGCCGCCAAAGACGGCGGGTTGGTCGTCCTGCCGCCGGCCGAACCGGTACGCGAGTATGCCACGCTGCGCGGCCCGCGCGTACTGGTTCGTCCCGATCCGGCGCGTCCGCTGACAGCGATTGGTCTGTACTTCCAAGGCGGACGCTTCATCGAAGACGAAACAAACGCCGGCATCACGGAACTCATGCTGTGTGTCATGCTGCGCAGTTCGGTGAAGTATGCGCCCGACGGACTGCTCGATGAGGTGGAGCGTCTCGGTGGACGGCTGTACATCGTCAATGAACGCGATTTCTTCGGCTTTGAGCTGTGCGTCGTAGCGCGTCATGCCGAACCTGCCCTGCGTCGTCTTGTCACGCTGGTCGAGCGACCGAACTTTGACGCAAGCGTGGTGTCGGCTGAACGTGAACGCTTGCTGGCGGAGCAAAAGGCGCGTGCGACAAACCCAGTGGAACTGGCCTCTTGGCTGGCGCGACGCAGCCTGTTTCCTTCGCATCCGTATGGTTTTCCACCGCTTGGCGTCGCCGGAACCGTCGGCAAGCTGGATGAAACCGCCGTCCAGCGGTGGTACGCCGCCACGATTCAGCGGCAGTTGCCAATTGTCGTCATCGTCGGCGGGACGCAGGGTTCGACGCTTGTGACGCGCGACATCACGGAAGGCTTTGTCCGGCGCGAAACCGATACGTCCCTTAAGGCGAGGGTGGCGCAACCGGCGGCGTCGCCGCTGGTTCAAGAGAGCACAACTGGGACGCGCGACGTGGTGGCTTTCGCCTTCGCCACGCCCGGCGGACGTGACGCCGACCACCGCTGGGCCGTGTTGGCAACCTGCTTGGCGCGGCGGCTGGAAGCGGAAGCCTTGCACTTTACGGTGCAGTTTGCGCCGGCTTTGCAACGCGGCGAGTTGTTGGTCGTGGGTGAAGGTCGGCCGGATGACGCGCCACGCTTGGTTGAAGCCGTAGAGCGTGCCGTTCGTGAGTTGGAGAAGCGGCCGCCATCCGCTGATGAATGGCGAGCCGCCGGGCGGCGGGCGGCGACCGAGGCTGTACGGGCGAACGACGCCGTACAAAGCCGGAGTCGCGGCTACGCCACGGCAGTGTACTTGGGTGTGGCTCCGTCCGAGGTGGATACGGCGGCGATGAGTATTCGGCAAACGACCGCGCCTTCGGCTGACTTTTGGGAAGAAATCAGCATTGGAGCGGCCGGGCGCGGCGTCGTACGCGGCGCACGCCTCGCTCGAACAAAGAGGATGCCGTGA
- a CDS encoding type II toxin-antitoxin system HicB family antitoxin, translating into MRIFPAVIEKCHDTGLYVGYVPGFPGAHTQAETLDELQKNLHEVIEMLLEDGEPSLETEFIGTQMVVIA; encoded by the coding sequence ATGAGGATTTTTCCGGCGGTGATTGAGAAATGTCATGACACGGGTTTGTATGTCGGCTACGTACCGGGTTTCCCCGGCGCTCACACGCAAGCCGAAACGCTTGATGAGCTACAGAAAAATCTTCACGAAGTTATTGAGATGTTGCTTGAGGATGGCGAGCCATCACTTGAAACTGAGTTTATCGGTACACAAATGGTGGTGATTGCCTGA
- a CDS encoding type II toxin-antitoxin system HicA family toxin codes for MGKYPVLKPQEVVVILERLGFVEVRQRGSHKQYRHPDGRTTTVPFHRGRDISPILLRQIAKDLGLPMEELLKHR; via the coding sequence ATGGGTAAGTATCCGGTCCTCAAGCCACAGGAAGTCGTAGTGATCTTGGAAAGACTTGGTTTTGTTGAAGTGCGCCAGAGAGGCTCACACAAACAGTATCGTCATCCAGATGGTCGGACGACAACCGTCCCTTTTCACAGAGGGCGCGATATTTCACCGATTTTGCTACGGCAGATAGCCAAAGACCTTGGTCTCCCTATGGAAGAGTTGCTGAAGCACAGATGA